The proteins below are encoded in one region of Aquisphaera giovannonii:
- a CDS encoding NHL repeat-containing protein, which produces MSPFPIQREDGRRVRRSRARRRRPPRPRLERLEGRALLSAGSLDPTFGQGGSATTDFPLNPALAQGTGGVVDSSGRLVVAGLVTDADNNWATVLARYTRNGSLDPTFGRGGRIVTPIVARGVIYGAARPGVALDARGDILVTGPLSEPPQVSNGPVNDFAVARYTPGGRLDATFGDGGIARINVGYTFNSIARQTNDAPSGIAIQPDGKIVVSGTTSGTPFPYDGGYEFAVARFNADGSVDTGFGADGRAVAAPGGGPYIDDYAYDLALAPDGKIVVAGATAYGTYTAARFTSTGELDPGFASGGLYVGGSSESYTSPTVTPVVVQADNKVILGETIAGDFALVRLDADGTPDPSFGVAGVVTTALSTPSLETDLALQPDGKILAVGWNSGGTASPQAGFVLARYSGIDGAPDPTFGTGGVVISAPPTAQDHAQAVAIQPDGKILLVGYAPTPSAGSPDATGVEVARLDARGNLDTRYAIGGRATATFNGSRYDTASDVAVLPGGLVLVAGTTSSGSAYLGGGEFGLAEYLPDGSLNPLFGRGGRVTTRFGAPGDNDTVSAMAVLPGGKIVVFGTTEHLDPSTYATTYKYAVAQYNPDGSLDRSFGSGGLATIDLGSPNVFALDVAVQPDGKVVLVGSVYPADGNTSVAVVRLTPRGALDPTFGAGGIVTTSLPGSSFDRANAVAIQPDGKILVGGITTDPDYVSEGDLLRYNADGTLDASFGTGGVAILPGTNGAGITSVALQPGGGIVVAASAYQGGDNYYVTVLEVARFTKAGILDPTFGTAGATQILIMPPTDLGGPNWSNASSVVVQPDGKIVVGGNTANLGYPPDYTGTPYTVVLARLTSRGALDPTFGVGGVEATSLLDVTPSYSDVRLALAPDGKVVASYSTLPVIYPGGPNVYIGSDFGVARFLGDRRGGPPWAGLLDALTTLLAQALTKASSAAGTAAAPPSRTAAAATFIASPPVPAAPSIVNQGLRPRPGPGPSLLDEALDSLLGTP; this is translated from the coding sequence ATGAGCCCATTCCCGATCCAGCGCGAAGACGGCCGCCGCGTGCGGAGGAGCCGGGCCCGGCGGAGGCGCCCGCCCCGGCCGCGGCTCGAGCGGCTGGAGGGCCGCGCCCTGCTGAGCGCCGGTTCGCTCGACCCGACGTTCGGCCAGGGCGGGTCCGCGACGACCGACTTCCCGCTGAATCCGGCCCTGGCGCAGGGGACCGGCGGCGTGGTGGACTCCTCCGGCCGGCTCGTCGTCGCCGGCCTCGTGACCGACGCGGACAACAACTGGGCGACCGTCCTCGCGCGGTATACCCGCAACGGCAGCCTCGACCCGACGTTCGGCCGGGGGGGGCGGATCGTCACGCCGATCGTCGCCCGCGGGGTGATCTACGGCGCCGCCAGGCCCGGCGTGGCCCTGGATGCCCGCGGCGATATCCTCGTCACCGGGCCCCTGAGCGAGCCGCCGCAAGTCTCCAACGGGCCGGTCAACGACTTCGCCGTGGCCCGCTACACGCCGGGCGGCCGGCTCGACGCGACCTTCGGCGACGGCGGCATCGCCAGGATCAATGTCGGCTACACCTTCAACTCCATCGCCCGGCAGACCAACGACGCCCCCAGCGGCATCGCCATCCAGCCCGACGGCAAGATCGTCGTTTCGGGGACGACCTCGGGGACCCCGTTTCCTTACGACGGCGGCTACGAGTTCGCGGTCGCCCGGTTCAACGCCGACGGCAGCGTGGACACCGGCTTCGGGGCCGACGGCCGCGCCGTCGCCGCGCCCGGCGGCGGGCCGTACATCGACGACTACGCATACGACCTCGCCCTGGCGCCGGACGGGAAGATCGTGGTCGCGGGTGCCACGGCCTACGGCACCTACACCGCGGCCCGCTTCACCTCGACGGGCGAGCTCGACCCCGGGTTCGCCTCGGGCGGCCTCTACGTCGGCGGCTCCTCGGAGTCCTACACCTCCCCCACGGTCACGCCGGTCGTCGTCCAGGCCGACAACAAGGTCATCCTCGGCGAGACGATCGCCGGCGACTTCGCGCTCGTGCGGCTCGACGCGGACGGCACGCCCGACCCGAGCTTCGGCGTCGCGGGCGTCGTCACCACGGCCCTGTCCACGCCGTCCCTGGAGACGGACCTGGCCCTCCAGCCCGACGGCAAGATCCTCGCCGTCGGCTGGAACTCCGGCGGCACCGCGTCGCCGCAGGCCGGCTTCGTCCTGGCCCGCTACTCCGGCATCGACGGCGCGCCCGATCCCACCTTCGGCACGGGCGGCGTCGTGATCTCCGCCCCGCCCACGGCGCAGGACCATGCGCAGGCGGTGGCGATCCAGCCCGACGGCAAGATCCTCCTCGTGGGCTACGCCCCCACGCCCTCGGCCGGGTCGCCGGACGCGACGGGCGTCGAGGTCGCCCGGCTCGACGCCCGGGGGAACCTCGATACGCGCTACGCCATCGGCGGGCGGGCGACCGCCACCTTCAACGGCTCGCGCTACGACACGGCCTCGGACGTCGCCGTCCTGCCCGGCGGCCTCGTGCTGGTGGCGGGCACCACGTCGAGCGGCAGCGCATATCTCGGCGGCGGCGAGTTCGGCCTGGCGGAATACCTGCCCGACGGCTCGCTCAACCCGCTCTTCGGCCGGGGCGGGCGCGTGACCACCCGCTTCGGCGCCCCGGGCGACAACGACACCGTCTCGGCGATGGCCGTCCTGCCCGGCGGCAAGATCGTGGTGTTCGGGACGACCGAGCATCTCGACCCCAGCACCTACGCCACCACCTACAAGTACGCGGTCGCCCAGTACAACCCCGACGGCTCGCTCGACCGCTCGTTCGGCAGCGGCGGGCTCGCGACGATCGACCTGGGCTCCCCCAACGTCTTCGCCCTGGACGTGGCGGTCCAGCCCGACGGCAAGGTCGTCCTCGTGGGATCCGTCTACCCGGCCGACGGCAACACGAGCGTCGCGGTGGTCCGGTTGACCCCTCGGGGTGCCCTCGACCCGACCTTCGGCGCCGGCGGCATCGTGACCACGAGCCTGCCCGGGTCCTCCTTCGACAGGGCCAACGCGGTCGCGATCCAGCCCGACGGCAAGATCCTGGTCGGCGGCATCACGACGGACCCCGACTACGTGAGCGAAGGGGACCTCCTGCGGTACAACGCCGACGGCACGCTCGACGCCTCGTTCGGGACCGGCGGCGTGGCGATCCTCCCGGGCACGAACGGCGCCGGCATCACCAGCGTGGCCCTCCAGCCCGGCGGCGGGATCGTCGTGGCCGCCTCGGCCTACCAGGGCGGCGACAACTACTACGTCACGGTCCTCGAGGTCGCGCGGTTCACCAAGGCCGGCATCCTCGACCCGACCTTCGGCACCGCGGGCGCGACCCAGATCCTGATCATGCCCCCCACCGACCTGGGCGGACCGAACTGGTCCAACGCGAGCTCCGTGGTCGTCCAGCCCGACGGCAAGATCGTGGTCGGCGGCAACACGGCCAACCTGGGCTATCCGCCGGACTACACGGGCACCCCGTACACGGTGGTCCTCGCCCGGCTGACCTCCCGGGGTGCCCTCGACCCGACCTTCGGCGTCGGCGGCGTCGAGGCCACGTCGCTGCTGGACGTCACGCCCTCCTACAGCGACGTCCGGCTCGCCCTCGCGCCCGACGGCAAGGTCGTGGCCTCGTATTCGACCCTCCCGGTGATCTATCCCGGCGGCCCGAACGTCTACATCGGCTCCGACTTCGGCGTCGCCCGCTTCCTCGGCGACCGCCGCGGCGGCCCCCCGTGGGCCGGGCTCCTGGATGCCCTGACGACGCTCCTCGCCCAGGCCCTGACGAAAGCCTCCTCCGCCGCGGGCACCGCCGCCGCGCCCCCGTCGAGGACGGCCGCCGCCGCGACGTTCATCGCGTCCCCCCCGGTGCCCGCGGCGCCGTCGATCGTCAATCAGGGCCTCAGGCCCCGCCCCGGCCCGGGCCCGTCCCTCCTCGACGAGGCCCTGGACTCGCTCCTGGGCACGCCCTGA
- a CDS encoding helicase-related protein, with product MADSTTKADRIRRGVIISGPFIPEAMEVQTVHPFGASLKVQGRGTKTHRNLDLILSPEQMAQLEVAGESGPFDGSAALFRIGVEAHRLGLAYEYDPFFSLSIARVDPLPHQLEAVYGYFLKLPRIRFLLADDPGAGKTIMAGLLLKELKARGLVRRTLIVTPANLSFQWQRELKDKFREDFTVVRSDLLRANYGQNPWQDHDQLVTSVSWVSRIEDARDSLLRSRWDLVIVDEAHKMSAYAGDKKTLAYQLGEKLSEMTDHFLLMTATPHKGEPENFCLFLSLLDRDVYGNVRSLQEAMRRNEAPFYLRRTKEALVSFPDPDTGEVRKLFTRREVMTVGFDLDGDEYDFYEELTRYVEDQSIQASSEDGARGRAIGFTMALLQRRMASTIYAVRRTLQRMKDRREKILADPEGYRKQQIDQRVPDDFDELPEDEQQRIIGQLEGIVASVDPAALRVEIASLSRLIDTARSLEKREIESKLTRLKGVLKDQGFLSDPSKKLLLFTEHKDSLDYLVGDGRDGRPLGKLREWGLTVTQIHGGMKIGDRDTPGTRIYAEREFREAAQVLVATEAAGEGINLQFCSQMINYDIPWNPVRLEQRIGRIHRYGQEHDCIVFNFVSRNTREGRVLDKLLERLREIRNELGTDQVFDVVGEIFPANFLDKLFRDLYARRTSEHAITDRIVRETDPERFRQITESALEGLARRELNLHAILGKTVEAREGRLVPEAIEDFFVAAAPVAGVTPQEIAKGSHTYRVGKVPRQLIHRGNALEPRFGKIGREYGRIAFDKEILKKEPTLEWVTPGHPLFEAVRDEALERVEEHLRRGAIFLDIQRERPGLLDVFAASVQDGRGRTLHRRLFVVETDPDGRKAVRRPTLLHDINPAPEGTAPAPEADLPRPERIEIEAFLYEEALSPWLAEIAAQRAAEIEKVARHVEISLNALIDRGQVQYANLESRRLEGKNVPGLEGLIAQAEQHVDELNNRLEARRRELDQERHCTIGAITHIGRAMVLPHPDRQTPQIAPMVRDDAVERLAVKVATEHEEARGCVVESVESEDRGFDLISRRPHPEDPKSFVEVRFIEVKGRAGVGEIFLSANEYKAAERLKGDYWLYAVFNCAGKPELNTIRDPARLDWQPVTKVEQYKVRPSTVKEAGNHE from the coding sequence ATGGCCGATTCCACCACGAAGGCGGACCGGATCCGGCGAGGGGTGATCATCTCCGGGCCGTTCATCCCCGAGGCGATGGAGGTCCAGACGGTCCATCCCTTCGGGGCTTCGCTCAAGGTCCAGGGCCGTGGGACGAAGACGCATCGCAACCTCGACCTCATCCTCAGTCCCGAGCAGATGGCTCAACTCGAGGTCGCCGGGGAATCCGGGCCTTTCGACGGCTCGGCGGCCCTGTTCCGCATCGGCGTGGAGGCGCATCGGCTCGGGCTAGCCTATGAGTATGACCCATTCTTTTCCCTATCGATCGCCCGCGTGGACCCGCTCCCGCACCAGCTCGAGGCGGTCTACGGCTACTTCCTCAAGCTCCCGCGCATCCGCTTCCTGCTCGCCGACGACCCGGGGGCCGGCAAGACGATCATGGCGGGGCTCCTGCTCAAGGAGCTGAAGGCCCGCGGGCTGGTCCGGCGCACGCTCATCGTCACACCGGCGAACCTCTCGTTCCAGTGGCAGCGCGAGCTGAAGGACAAGTTCCGCGAGGACTTCACGGTCGTCCGCAGCGACCTGCTCCGCGCCAACTACGGGCAGAACCCCTGGCAGGACCACGACCAGCTCGTCACGTCCGTCTCGTGGGTCTCCCGCATCGAGGACGCCCGGGACAGCCTGCTCCGCTCGCGCTGGGACCTCGTCATCGTGGACGAGGCTCACAAGATGAGCGCCTACGCCGGCGACAAGAAGACGCTCGCCTACCAGCTCGGCGAGAAGCTCTCGGAGATGACCGACCACTTCCTGCTGATGACCGCCACGCCCCACAAGGGGGAGCCGGAGAACTTCTGCCTCTTCCTCTCCCTCCTGGACCGGGACGTCTACGGCAACGTCCGGAGCCTCCAGGAGGCGATGCGGCGGAACGAGGCCCCGTTCTACCTGCGGCGGACCAAGGAGGCCCTCGTCTCCTTCCCCGACCCGGACACCGGGGAGGTCCGCAAGCTGTTCACGAGGCGGGAGGTGATGACCGTCGGCTTCGACCTCGACGGCGACGAGTACGACTTCTACGAGGAACTCACGCGGTACGTCGAGGACCAGTCGATCCAGGCCTCCAGCGAGGACGGGGCCCGCGGCCGGGCCATCGGCTTCACCATGGCGTTGCTCCAGCGGCGGATGGCCTCCACCATCTACGCCGTGCGGCGGACCCTGCAACGCATGAAGGATCGCCGGGAGAAGATCCTGGCCGACCCCGAAGGCTATCGAAAGCAGCAGATCGACCAGCGCGTGCCGGACGACTTCGACGAGCTGCCGGAGGACGAGCAGCAGAGGATCATCGGCCAGCTCGAGGGGATCGTCGCCTCCGTGGACCCCGCCGCGCTGCGGGTCGAGATCGCCAGCCTGTCCCGGCTCATCGACACGGCACGCTCCCTGGAGAAGCGGGAGATCGAGTCCAAGCTGACTCGGCTGAAGGGGGTGCTCAAGGACCAGGGTTTCCTCTCCGACCCGTCGAAGAAGCTCCTGCTGTTCACCGAGCACAAGGACTCGCTCGATTACCTGGTGGGGGACGGCCGCGACGGCCGGCCGCTGGGAAAGCTCCGCGAATGGGGGCTGACGGTCACGCAGATCCACGGCGGGATGAAGATCGGCGACCGCGACACGCCGGGCACGCGCATCTACGCGGAGCGTGAGTTCCGCGAGGCCGCCCAGGTGCTCGTCGCGACCGAGGCCGCCGGGGAGGGCATCAACCTCCAGTTCTGCTCCCAGATGATCAACTACGACATCCCCTGGAACCCCGTCCGGCTGGAGCAGCGCATCGGCCGCATCCACCGCTACGGCCAGGAGCACGACTGCATCGTCTTCAACTTCGTCTCCCGCAACACCCGCGAGGGCCGCGTCCTGGACAAGCTGCTGGAGCGGCTGCGGGAGATCCGCAACGAGCTGGGCACCGACCAGGTCTTCGACGTCGTGGGCGAGATCTTCCCCGCCAACTTCCTGGACAAGCTCTTCCGCGACCTCTACGCCAGGCGGACCAGCGAGCACGCGATCACCGACCGGATCGTCCGCGAGACCGACCCGGAGCGGTTCCGGCAGATCACGGAATCCGCCCTGGAGGGGCTGGCCCGGCGGGAGCTGAACCTGCACGCCATCCTCGGCAAGACCGTCGAGGCCCGGGAAGGGCGGCTCGTGCCGGAGGCCATCGAGGACTTCTTCGTCGCCGCCGCGCCGGTGGCCGGCGTCACGCCGCAGGAGATCGCGAAGGGGAGCCACACCTACCGGGTGGGCAAGGTCCCGCGGCAGCTCATCCACCGGGGGAACGCGCTCGAGCCCCGGTTCGGCAAGATCGGCCGCGAGTACGGGCGGATCGCCTTCGACAAGGAGATCCTCAAGAAGGAGCCGACGCTCGAATGGGTCACGCCCGGCCACCCGCTCTTCGAGGCGGTCCGGGACGAGGCGCTGGAGCGGGTCGAAGAGCACCTGCGCCGGGGGGCGATCTTCCTGGACATCCAGCGCGAGCGGCCGGGGTTGCTGGATGTCTTCGCGGCCTCGGTGCAGGACGGCCGGGGGCGGACGCTGCACCGCCGCCTGTTCGTCGTCGAGACCGATCCCGACGGCCGGAAGGCGGTCCGGCGGCCGACGCTCCTGCACGACATCAACCCCGCCCCCGAGGGGACCGCGCCCGCGCCGGAGGCTGACCTGCCGCGACCGGAGCGGATCGAGATCGAGGCATTTCTCTACGAGGAGGCCCTCAGCCCCTGGCTGGCCGAGATCGCCGCGCAGCGGGCCGCGGAGATCGAGAAGGTCGCGCGGCACGTCGAGATCAGCCTCAATGCCCTGATCGACCGCGGCCAGGTCCAGTACGCCAACCTGGAGTCGCGACGGCTGGAGGGCAAGAACGTCCCCGGCCTGGAAGGGCTCATCGCCCAGGCCGAGCAGCACGTGGACGAGCTGAACAACCGGCTCGAGGCGCGGCGGCGGGAGCTCGACCAGGAGCGGCACTGCACCATCGGCGCGATCACGCACATCGGCCGGGCGATGGTCCTGCCTCACCCGGACCGGCAGACGCCGCAGATCGCCCCCATGGTCCGCGACGACGCCGTGGAACGCCTGGCCGTGAAGGTCGCGACCGAGCACGAGGAGGCCCGCGGCTGCGTCGTCGAGAGCGTGGAGTCGGAGGACCGCGGCTTCGACCTCATCTCCCGCAGGCCCCACCCCGAGGACCCGAAGTCGTTCGTCGAGGTCCGGTTCATCGAGGTGAAGGGCCGGGCCGGCGTTGGCGAGATCTTCCTGAGCGCCAACGAGTACAAGGCCGCCGAGCGGCTCAAGGGCGACTACTGGCTCTACGCCGTCTTCAACTGCGCCGGCAAGCCCGAACTCAATACGATCCGGGACCCGGCCCGTCTCGACTGGCAACCGGTGACGAAGGTTGAGCAGTACAAAGTCAGGCCGAGCACCGTGAAGGAAGCGGGAAATCATGAGTGA
- a CDS encoding SDR family oxidoreductase, producing the protein MSDAILLTGATGLLGRYLLRDLTTRGVPVAVLVRGDRKEPAESRVESIMAGWEEELGRPLPRPRVLEGELTAPGLGLAGEDLRWVGRRCAGVLHNGASLTFHGADRARDPWLTNVGGTANVIEVCKEAGIRSFHHVSTAYVCGQRTDLVTEDEPLRDGPFRNDYEQSKAEAEALVRGAFPGSATVYRPAIIVGDSATGYTSTYHGLYLYFQYVSLMGRFAARDADGRWELPLRLNSTGDERRNLVPVDWVSAAIAGIATRPEHHGRTYHLTPTPAVTARELVEAMAAAFGYHGVTFAGPGACSAGDLNEAESTFYQYCSEYELYWAAEPEFDATHTRAALPDLPCPAVDAALVARLVAFAVRDGWGRASRPRKKRPVAAPAAAPS; encoded by the coding sequence GTGAGCGATGCCATCCTGCTGACCGGGGCCACGGGCCTGCTCGGGCGCTACCTTCTCCGGGACCTGACGACGCGAGGCGTGCCGGTGGCCGTGCTGGTGCGCGGCGACCGGAAGGAGCCGGCCGAGTCCCGGGTCGAGTCGATCATGGCCGGCTGGGAGGAGGAGCTGGGCCGGCCCCTGCCCCGCCCGCGCGTGCTGGAGGGCGAGCTCACCGCGCCGGGGCTGGGCCTGGCCGGCGAGGACCTGCGCTGGGTCGGCCGCCGCTGCGCCGGGGTGCTCCACAACGGCGCGAGCCTGACCTTCCACGGCGCCGACCGCGCCCGCGACCCCTGGCTGACCAACGTCGGCGGCACCGCGAACGTGATCGAGGTCTGCAAGGAGGCCGGGATCCGGTCGTTCCACCACGTGTCCACGGCCTACGTCTGCGGCCAGCGGACCGACCTGGTGACCGAGGACGAGCCGCTGCGCGACGGTCCGTTCCGCAACGACTACGAGCAGTCCAAGGCGGAGGCCGAGGCCCTGGTGCGCGGCGCCTTCCCGGGGTCGGCCACGGTCTACCGCCCGGCGATCATCGTCGGCGACTCGGCGACCGGGTACACCTCGACGTACCACGGGCTCTACCTGTACTTCCAGTACGTCAGCCTGATGGGCCGGTTCGCCGCCCGCGACGCCGACGGCCGCTGGGAGCTGCCGCTGCGCCTGAACTCCACCGGCGACGAGCGGCGCAACCTGGTGCCCGTGGACTGGGTCTCCGCGGCGATCGCCGGGATCGCGACCCGGCCCGAGCACCACGGGCGGACCTACCACCTCACGCCGACGCCGGCGGTCACGGCGCGCGAGCTGGTGGAGGCCATGGCGGCGGCCTTCGGCTATCATGGCGTAACCTTCGCCGGCCCCGGGGCGTGCTCCGCCGGCGACCTGAACGAGGCCGAGTCGACGTTCTACCAGTACTGCTCGGAGTACGAGCTCTACTGGGCGGCCGAGCCGGAGTTCGACGCGACCCACACCCGGGCGGCCCTGCCCGACCTCCCCTGCCCGGCGGTCGACGCCGCGCTCGTGGCCCGGCTGGTCGCCTTCGCCGTCCGCGACGGCTGGGGCCGCGCCTCGCGGCCGCGGAAGAAGCGCCCGGTCGCCGCCCCGGCCGCCGCCCCCTCTTGA
- a CDS encoding metal-sensitive transcriptional regulator, translated as MDREAGRKVRARVNRIAGQVDGIRRMVEEGRYCVEILNQIAATRSALDALGVELLTSHLESCVLGHEAGAGHEQAKPMTREQLLDEVRTVLSRFLR; from the coding sequence ATGGACCGCGAGGCGGGCAGGAAGGTGAGGGCCCGGGTGAACCGGATCGCCGGGCAGGTGGACGGCATCCGGAGGATGGTCGAGGAGGGCCGATATTGCGTGGAGATCCTCAACCAGATCGCCGCGACGCGGTCGGCGCTCGACGCCCTGGGGGTGGAGCTGCTCACGAGCCACCTGGAGTCCTGCGTGCTCGGGCACGAGGCGGGTGCGGGGCACGAGCAGGCGAAGCCGATGACGCGGGAGCAGCTCCTGGACGAGGTCCGGACCGTGCTCTCGCGGTTCCTGCGGTGA
- a CDS encoding methyltransferase family protein, producing MTLATATERSEGIADDPRLTTRLGWFAVNLLAGLAPTLLFFAWVEQDASLPAVGRRLGWPWVDPHIGSVAGRVLWDVGLFGMFGFLHSFFAQVGVQATVRAMVPAAAIRSFFLAVTGTALFLMMGLWQPTGVVVWRLPVSADAEAALAAAIFAVPALVILRLLVRLGFFEFLGWAQLFGPASASERTAGMPELRTTGIYGWVRHPVYTGLLAMFLLGPTLSLDRLTVFLAALAYLSVGIPVEERKLIRLFGDAYVEYRRRVPALLPLGLPGLARAGQPARDPRPAEDGL from the coding sequence ATGACGCTCGCCACCGCCACGGAACGGTCCGAAGGGATCGCCGACGACCCGAGATTGACGACACGGCTGGGCTGGTTCGCGGTCAACCTCCTCGCGGGGCTGGCCCCGACGCTGCTCTTCTTCGCCTGGGTCGAGCAGGACGCCTCGCTGCCGGCCGTCGGCCGGCGGCTGGGATGGCCGTGGGTCGACCCGCACATCGGCTCGGTCGCGGGCCGGGTGCTCTGGGACGTCGGCCTGTTCGGGATGTTCGGATTCCTGCACTCGTTCTTCGCCCAGGTGGGCGTCCAGGCCACGGTCCGGGCCATGGTGCCGGCGGCGGCGATCCGCTCGTTCTTCCTCGCGGTGACCGGGACCGCGCTGTTCCTGATGATGGGCCTCTGGCAGCCGACCGGGGTGGTCGTCTGGCGCCTGCCGGTCTCGGCGGACGCCGAGGCCGCCCTCGCCGCCGCGATCTTCGCGGTGCCGGCGCTGGTCATCCTGCGGCTGCTGGTCCGGCTCGGGTTCTTCGAGTTCCTCGGCTGGGCCCAGCTCTTCGGCCCGGCGTCGGCGTCGGAGCGCACCGCGGGCATGCCGGAGCTGCGGACGACCGGCATCTACGGGTGGGTCCGGCACCCGGTCTACACCGGGCTGCTGGCCATGTTCCTCCTCGGCCCGACCCTCTCGCTGGACCGCCTCACCGTGTTCCTGGCGGCGCTCGCGTACCTGTCGGTCGGGATCCCGGTGGAGGAGCGCAAGCTGATCCGGCTGTTCGGCGACGCCTACGTCGAGTACCGCCGCCGGGTCCCCGCGCTGCTGCCCCTGGGCCTGCCGGGCCTCGCCCGGGCCGGCCAGCCGGCCCGCGACCCGCGCCCGGCCGAAGACGGTCTTTGA
- a CDS encoding flagellin: MRARLYLLPVLLAALAGCSSFKERLFSPLTKRLDLVNSQLSETNRQLQSVNSQLGETNHLLGSVDQHLGKVNEQLDTTNARLGSVDSRLGETNANLAGVVKALGTTNEKLQGVDARLAITNQKLGGVDDKLAGTNAKLDGTNAKLDGTNAKLDGVDGKLSITNQRLERVETRLDDTNKKLDTVVQGVTKIPGVKPPE, encoded by the coding sequence ATGCGCGCCCGCCTTTATCTGCTCCCCGTGCTGCTGGCCGCCCTGGCCGGCTGCTCGTCGTTCAAGGAACGGCTCTTCTCGCCGCTGACGAAGCGCCTGGACCTGGTCAACAGCCAGCTCAGCGAGACCAACCGCCAGCTCCAGTCGGTGAATAGCCAGCTCGGGGAGACCAACCACCTCCTCGGCTCGGTCGACCAGCACCTCGGCAAGGTCAACGAGCAGCTCGACACCACCAACGCCCGCCTCGGCAGCGTCGACAGCCGCCTCGGCGAGACCAACGCGAACCTGGCCGGCGTGGTCAAGGCCCTCGGCACGACCAACGAGAAGCTCCAGGGCGTGGACGCCCGCCTGGCCATCACGAACCAGAAGCTCGGGGGCGTCGACGACAAGCTGGCCGGCACCAACGCCAAGCTCGACGGCACCAACGCCAAGCTCGACGGGACCAACGCGAAGCTCGACGGCGTGGACGGGAAGCTCAGCATCACCAACCAGCGCCTCGAGCGCGTGGAGACCCGGCTCGACGACACGAACAAGAAGCTGGACACCGTCGTCCAGGGGGTCACCAAGATCCCGGGCGTGAAGCCGCCGGAGTGA